Proteins encoded by one window of Kribbella italica:
- a CDS encoding MerR family transcriptional regulator, protein MGGQQAPEEYTVDQLAAKVGMTVRNVRAYAGRGLIPPPRLVGRTGYYDADHVARLTLVRELLDKGYTLAAVERMMSELPDGALALGVFETLVSPWTPAEPEVITEHQLAERAGIPHHPATIDKLIELGIAERAEGDHLRIPNPDLLRTGLEVIKLGVPLDAIFEMLPKLFEQADQVAKIYVELFRGTVWRQFADAGLPADGWPEIQRTLENIIPLAGQALVAAFRESMAREIEIAAYEELGLPPNDLPSTG, encoded by the coding sequence GTGGGAGGACAGCAGGCACCCGAGGAGTACACGGTCGACCAGCTCGCCGCGAAGGTGGGCATGACCGTCCGGAACGTGCGCGCGTACGCCGGACGCGGGCTGATCCCACCGCCCCGGCTGGTCGGCCGGACCGGGTACTACGACGCCGACCACGTGGCGCGGCTCACGCTGGTCCGGGAGTTGCTCGACAAGGGCTACACGCTGGCCGCCGTCGAGCGGATGATGAGCGAGCTGCCGGACGGCGCACTCGCGCTCGGCGTCTTCGAGACCCTGGTCAGCCCGTGGACCCCGGCCGAGCCCGAGGTGATCACCGAGCACCAGCTGGCCGAGCGGGCCGGCATCCCGCACCACCCCGCCACCATCGACAAGCTGATCGAGCTGGGCATCGCCGAGCGCGCCGAGGGCGACCACCTGCGCATCCCGAACCCGGACCTGCTCCGTACCGGCCTCGAGGTGATCAAGCTCGGCGTCCCGCTGGACGCGATCTTCGAGATGCTGCCCAAACTCTTCGAGCAGGCCGACCAGGTCGCCAAGATCTACGTCGAGCTGTTCCGCGGCACGGTCTGGCGCCAGTTCGCCGACGCCGGCCTGCCCGCGGACGGCTGGCCCGAGATCCAGCGCACCCTGGAGAACATCATCCCCCTGGCCGGCCAGGCCCTGGTCGCCGCCTTCCGCGAGTCCATGGCCCGCGAGATCGAGATCGCGGCGTACGAGGAACTGGGCCTCCCGCCGAACGACCTCCCCTCCACCGGCTGA
- a CDS encoding helix-turn-helix transcriptional regulator: MDVAYELAVFLRARRERLSPADVGLPERGRSRRTPGLRREEVADLAGVSVDYVVRLEQGRGLRPSAEVLGALARALQLSEDEHAYVFDLTRQWSSVRHQSGSGSLEQLVQAMSPLPAMLVNHRFDICAWNPEMAALMLDFAGVPPERRNTMWLCTIEPVFADFYPDRERVVREGIADLRAAWATHEDDSELAELVRLLVAESSEFARWWEKRDVMVKGNGLKKLNHPEIGRLTVEYDVLTPLADSSQRLIVYRAADPVSQAALDRLRPAKSLRAI; this comes from the coding sequence ATGGACGTCGCGTACGAGTTGGCTGTGTTCCTGCGGGCCCGGCGGGAACGCCTGTCGCCCGCGGACGTCGGTCTTCCGGAGCGCGGGCGGTCCCGCCGTACGCCGGGGCTGCGCCGCGAGGAGGTCGCTGACCTGGCCGGGGTGTCGGTGGACTACGTCGTACGGCTGGAGCAGGGACGGGGGCTGCGGCCGTCGGCCGAAGTACTCGGGGCGTTGGCCCGCGCGCTGCAGTTGAGTGAGGACGAGCACGCGTACGTGTTCGACCTGACCCGGCAGTGGTCGTCGGTGCGGCATCAGTCGGGGTCGGGCTCGCTGGAGCAGCTGGTGCAGGCGATGTCGCCGCTGCCGGCGATGCTGGTCAACCACCGGTTCGACATCTGCGCGTGGAACCCGGAGATGGCGGCGCTGATGCTCGACTTCGCCGGGGTTCCGCCGGAGCGGCGGAACACGATGTGGTTGTGCACGATCGAGCCGGTCTTCGCGGACTTCTACCCCGATCGGGAGCGCGTCGTACGGGAAGGGATCGCGGACCTGCGGGCGGCGTGGGCGACGCACGAGGACGACTCGGAGCTGGCCGAGCTGGTCCGGCTGCTGGTGGCCGAGAGCTCCGAGTTCGCGCGGTGGTGGGAGAAGCGGGACGTGATGGTGAAGGGGAACGGGCTGAAGAAGCTCAACCATCCGGAGATCGGGCGGCTGACGGTCGAGTACGACGTGCTGACGCCGCTGGCGGATTCGAGTCAGCGGCTGATCGTGTACCGGGCGGCGGATCCGGTGTCGCAGGCGGCGCTGGACCGGCTGCGCCCGGCCAAGTCGTTGCGGGCGATCTGA